GCATTCAATTCATTTGCCTTCTTTGTGGCAGCATAGAGACTAACTGGGGTATCTACTGAGTCAGTCTCACTAAAGGGAAGTTTCGTGTTACCGCCATAGACGCTTGAGCTTGAGGCGTATACAAGACGTGGCGTCTTGGCATGCCGACATGACTCCAGAATACTCAAAAACCCTTCGGAATTAGCCCTTTGGTAGGCAAAAGGATGCGTGATTGAATATCGAACACCTGCTTGGGCCGCCAGGTGACAGACTCGATCGAACTTATGGGCCTGAAATAGGGATGTCATGAGTTTGTAGTCGCAAATATCCGCTTCTACACCTGTGTAGCCCTGCCGCTTTTCAAGAATCGCATGCCGGTCCCGCTTTAGTTTTACGGAATAGTAATGATTGAAGTTATCAACCCCAACAACCGTATGTCCAAGATCGAGAAGTTTGTTGCTTAAATGTGAGCCGATGAAGCCAGCAGCGCCTGTAACGAGGATATGCATGTGGACCCTTAAAAGAGTTTCGAGTTTAAAGTTCAGAGACTAATGTTGAAGCCTGAGAGTCAGGAGTCATGGAAGGACCTACAGTCGCCCATCAACGAGATCTTTTGCCAATACCGATTTAATATCAAAGATCACTACGTTCTTCTTGGTGAATTTAGAATAATCAATATCACTAAATTTATCGTGGGAAACAGCCAGAACAACTGCGTCAATATCGGCCTCAGATCCACCATTTGGGCGAGAACTAAGGTCGACGTCATACTCATGGCGGACCTCACCGGCATCGGCCCATGGATCATGGATTATAACACTACACCCATAATCCTTGAGTTCACGAATAACCCCAATCACTTTTGAGTTGCGGATGTCAGGACAGTTTTCCTTGAAAGTAATCCCCAACACCAAAACATTGGCTCCTTGCACCTTGTGGCCTTTTTGGATCATGAGTTTGACAACTCGATTGGCAACATAAGCGGGCATATTATCGTTGAGTCGCCTTCCCGCCAGAATGATCTCAGGGTGATATCCAACTGACTCCGCTTTATGGGTAAGATAATAGGGGTCCACACCGATACAGTGGCCCCCCACGAGTCCCGGCCTGAACGGCAAAAAGTTCCATTTGGTCCCGGCGGCTTCCAATACATCCAGAGTGTCAATCCCCATGCGGGCAAAGATCAGCGCCAACTCATTTACAAACGCAATATTGATATCACGCTGGGAGTTTTCAATGACCTTTGCCGCCTCTGCCACCTTAATGCTGGGTGCCAGATGTGTCCCTGCGGTGATGATGGAGCGATAGAGCTCGTCCACGGCCTTCGCCACTTCTGGAGTTGAGCCTGCGGTAATTTTCTTGATCTTGGTAACGGTATGCACTTTGTCGCCGGGATTGATACGTTCGGGGCTATAGCCGCAAAAGAAGTCTTTGTTGAATTTGAGGCCACTAAATTTCTCAAGAACTGGGACGCAGTCCTCTTCAGTGCAACCAGGATAGACCGTGCTTTCGTAGATGACCACCGCACCGGGCTTGAGGGCTTTGCCAACTGTCTCACTAGCCTTGATGAGAGGTGTAAGATCGGGACGGTTATAGGCGTCTATCGGGGTAGGAACCGTAACGATGAAATAATCGCTTTGCTTAATGTCTTCAATGCTGCTAGAGAAAGTGAGATGGCTGGAATCCTTGAGATCGGCAGCACTAACCTCAAGGGTACGGTCATGGCCGGCGCGGAGTTCGTCCAGTCGTTTGGCGTTGATGTCAAAGCCGACGACGGGAAACTTCTTTCCGAATTCGACGGCCAAGGGAAGCCCGACATAGCCGAGCCCGATTATAGTTATTTTTGGGTTTTTCATAAAGTTTGGTGGGGTTTACAGGCGTGCTTCTTTACATTTTAAATTACTCATCTTCTTGTTCGGCTACTTACTTATTCTCATTCTTCGAGCTCGCGACCAAATGGACTCTTCCATCTCAAGGTGGCGTTCAACATCCTTTATGGACACGGCTCACACAAGGTTCGCCCTCCAGGTGGTTCCCGCCCCTCTGCTCCCTTTGGCTGCATCGCTTTTGCCTGTTAGTTACAACGTGCGATCAGGTCGCGAAGGGACTTCTCGT
The nucleotide sequence above comes from bacterium. Encoded proteins:
- a CDS encoding NAD-dependent epimerase/dehydratase family protein, with product MHILVTGAAGFIGSHLSNKLLDLGHTVVGVDNFNHYYSVKLKRDRHAILEKRQGYTGVEADICDYKLMTSLFQAHKFDRVCHLAAQAGVRYSITHPFAYQRANSEGFLSILESCRHAKTPRLVYASSSSVYGGNTKLPFSETDSVDTPVSLYAATKKANELNAHTYTHLYGMQTVGLRFFTVYGPWGRPDMAMWLFAEAMLAGKPIKVFNNGQMRRDFTYVDDIIQGVIGSLFSDKLAPYEIFNIGNNRSEALLDMIGILGDALGVTPKMEFLPLQPGDVPATYADIRRIQQKCGYEPTTPISVGIPKFVEWYKGCKVL
- the tviB gene encoding Vi polysaccharide biosynthesis UDP-N-acetylglucosamine C-6 dehydrogenase TviB translates to MKNPKITIIGLGYVGLPLAVEFGKKFPVVGFDINAKRLDELRAGHDRTLEVSAADLKDSSHLTFSSSIEDIKQSDYFIVTVPTPIDAYNRPDLTPLIKASETVGKALKPGAVVIYESTVYPGCTEEDCVPVLEKFSGLKFNKDFFCGYSPERINPGDKVHTVTKIKKITAGSTPEVAKAVDELYRSIITAGTHLAPSIKVAEAAKVIENSQRDINIAFVNELALIFARMGIDTLDVLEAAGTKWNFLPFRPGLVGGHCIGVDPYYLTHKAESVGYHPEIILAGRRLNDNMPAYVANRVVKLMIQKGHKVQGANVLVLGITFKENCPDIRNSKVIGVIRELKDYGCSVIIHDPWADAGEVRHEYDVDLSSRPNGGSEADIDAVVLAVSHDKFSDIDYSKFTKKNVVIFDIKSVLAKDLVDGRL